The following coding sequences are from one Streptomyces sp. V3I7 window:
- a CDS encoding DUF1697 domain-containing protein: MTTYAALLRGINVGGKKKVPMAELRGLMEGLGHHGVRTHLQSGQAVFTADRGDEQSLAAELTEAIEAHFGFPVDVLVRDHAYLRAVADACPFPAAELAPKQLHVTYFSAPVDAERFAAIDQAAHLPEEFRLGDHALYLYAPDGLGRSKLAEALSRPRITKGLIATSRNWNTVVKLVEMTAG; this comes from the coding sequence ATGACGACGTATGCGGCGCTGCTGCGCGGAATCAACGTGGGCGGCAAGAAGAAGGTCCCGATGGCCGAGCTGCGGGGGCTCATGGAGGGCCTCGGCCATCACGGCGTACGCACCCATCTCCAGAGCGGTCAAGCCGTGTTCACCGCCGACCGCGGCGACGAGCAGTCCCTCGCCGCGGAGTTGACGGAGGCCATCGAGGCGCACTTCGGCTTCCCGGTCGACGTGCTCGTACGCGACCACGCCTACCTCAGGGCCGTCGCCGACGCCTGCCCCTTCCCGGCCGCCGAGCTGGCGCCCAAGCAGCTCCACGTCACGTACTTCTCCGCCCCCGTCGACGCGGAGCGCTTCGCCGCCATCGACCAGGCGGCCCATCTCCCCGAGGAGTTCCGCCTCGGCGACCACGCCCTCTACCTGTACGCCCCTGACGGCCTCGGCCGCTCCAAGCTCGCCGAGGCCCTGTCCCGGCCGCGGATCACCAAGGGGCTGATCGCCACCAGCCGCAACTGGAACACGGTCGTCAAACTGGTGGAGATGACGGCAGGTTGA
- a CDS encoding ABC transporter substrate-binding protein yields the protein MRTTRLLALVLLLLATGCTSGAVKGHGPITLRFQSLAWQEESVAANKELVEEWNATHPGIKVEYVQGSWDGVHDQLLTSFEGGEAPDVIHDASDDLADFAYGGYLADLTHLLPRRLKSAIPERSWETATFGKGVYGVPFLQEPRVLIANTAWLRESGVRIPTPQHPWSWGEFRKVTKRLSGHGKYGVAWPLKEPVSATLNLSLSVGGRLFHRGADGKVAVRFGAADQVVPRTVHDQVAADRSAPGSTLGSGGSDTLPGFFAGKYAMVPLGFSYRQQIVQQAPKGFDWQVLPAPAGAGGLTQGVSPQTLSVAADSPHKKEAAAFVDFLLRPPHMVRLALGDWMLPTGTEALKDPALHTAKNGWATGTALAAHLRSAPAQSVRGYPEWKDKVATPALQEYYSGAIGDAELRRRLERDGNLVLARYQR from the coding sequence ATGCGGACCACGAGACTGCTGGCCCTGGTGCTCCTGCTCCTGGCCACCGGATGCACCTCCGGCGCGGTGAAGGGCCACGGCCCGATCACCCTGCGCTTCCAGTCCCTGGCCTGGCAGGAGGAGTCCGTCGCCGCCAACAAGGAACTGGTCGAGGAGTGGAACGCCACGCACCCCGGCATCAAGGTGGAGTACGTCCAGGGCAGTTGGGACGGCGTCCACGACCAGCTGCTCACCTCCTTCGAGGGCGGTGAGGCCCCGGACGTCATCCACGACGCCTCCGACGACCTCGCTGACTTCGCCTACGGGGGCTACCTCGCCGACCTCACCCACCTGCTGCCCCGACGACTCAAGTCCGCGATACCCGAGCGCAGCTGGGAGACCGCCACCTTCGGCAAGGGTGTCTACGGCGTGCCGTTCCTCCAGGAGCCGCGGGTGCTCATCGCCAACACGGCATGGCTGCGCGAGTCCGGCGTACGGATACCGACGCCGCAACACCCGTGGAGCTGGGGAGAGTTCCGGAAGGTGACGAAACGGCTCAGCGGGCACGGCAAGTACGGTGTCGCCTGGCCACTGAAGGAGCCCGTCTCCGCGACGCTCAACCTGTCGCTGTCGGTGGGCGGGCGGCTCTTCCACCGGGGCGCGGACGGCAAGGTCGCCGTGCGCTTCGGGGCGGCCGACCAGGTGGTGCCGCGCACGGTCCACGACCAGGTCGCCGCCGACCGCAGCGCGCCCGGCTCGACGCTCGGCAGCGGCGGCTCGGACACCCTGCCCGGCTTCTTCGCGGGCAAGTACGCGATGGTCCCGCTGGGCTTCTCCTACCGCCAGCAGATCGTGCAGCAGGCGCCGAAGGGCTTCGACTGGCAGGTGCTGCCCGCGCCGGCCGGCGCCGGCGGGCTCACCCAGGGCGTCAGCCCGCAGACCCTGTCCGTCGCCGCGGACAGCCCGCACAAGAAGGAGGCCGCCGCGTTCGTCGACTTCCTGCTGCGGCCGCCCCACATGGTGCGGCTGGCCCTCGGCGACTGGATGCTGCCCACCGGTACCGAGGCCCTGAAGGACCCGGCCCTGCACACCGCGAAGAACGGCTGGGCCACCGGCACCGCCCTCGCGGCCCACCTGCGCTCCGCGCCCGCCCAGTCCGTACGCGGCTACCCGGAGTGGAAGGACAAGGTGGCCACCCCGGCCCTCCAGGAGTACTACAGCGGCGCGATCGGCGACGCCGAGCTGCGCCGCCGCCTTGAACGGGACGGCAACCTGGTCCTCGCCCGCTACCAGCGCTGA